A genomic segment from Thermostichus lividus PCC 6715 encodes:
- a CDS encoding ABC transporter ATP-binding protein yields the protein MIAAPKSGRSSRFRRLLHYLRPHQTKIWAGVVALLVVNLLGTYLPLLIGTAIDELQAQFQFQRVVFYALLLIGLASLMWLIRMASRLWIFGAGRLVEFDLKQRIFEHLLRLEPSYFAENTAGDLINRATSDVDNIRRLVGFALLSAVNTLFAYGFTLPMMLAIHPGLSLGAIAVYPAVLFIVQTFSDRLRSEQLEVQQSLSDLSDLIQEDMSGIALIKIYGQEANEQRQFDRLNAELLANNLVLAKTRNILFPLLGGMVSFSLLILLWFGSRMIADNTIQVGDFVALLLYIERLIFPTALLGFTITTYQRGEVSIDRVEAILSVEPRIKDAPDALSLPQVKGHLRFQEFSYTYPNRRTPVLDRLTFEVQPGEMVAIVGPIGCGKSTLASALPRLLDIAPNQIFLDGIDITRLRLADLRGAIAYVPQESFLFSTTIKNNIRYGEPEASELKVIAAASQAQIHHEILNFPKQYETLVGERGITLSGGQRQRTALARALLVNAPILVLDDALASVDNQTASQILRALHDRRQTVLFISHQLAAAATCDRILVMDRGRIVQQGTHSELVAVSGLYQSLWEQYQVEATLQSEGG from the coding sequence ATGATTGCTGCCCCTAAGTCTGGCCGTTCCAGTCGCTTCCGCCGTCTCCTGCATTACCTGCGCCCCCATCAAACTAAAATCTGGGCGGGGGTGGTTGCCCTATTGGTGGTGAACCTGCTTGGTACGTACCTGCCGCTGCTGATTGGCACAGCAATTGATGAGCTGCAGGCTCAATTTCAATTTCAGCGGGTGGTGTTCTATGCCCTGCTATTGATTGGCTTGGCCTCGTTGATGTGGTTGATTCGCATGGCTTCGCGGCTGTGGATCTTTGGGGCGGGTCGCTTGGTTGAGTTTGACCTCAAGCAGCGCATCTTTGAGCACCTACTGCGGCTAGAGCCGAGTTATTTTGCTGAAAATACCGCTGGAGACCTCATTAACCGCGCCACTAGTGATGTGGATAATATCCGCCGCTTAGTGGGGTTTGCCCTCCTGAGTGCGGTCAATACTCTCTTTGCCTATGGTTTCACCCTACCCATGATGCTGGCGATTCATCCGGGGTTGAGTTTAGGGGCGATCGCCGTCTATCCGGCGGTATTGTTCATTGTCCAAACCTTTAGCGATCGCCTGCGCTCAGAGCAACTGGAGGTACAGCAAAGCCTGTCGGATCTCAGTGATCTGATCCAAGAGGACATGAGCGGCATTGCCCTAATTAAAATTTATGGCCAAGAAGCCAATGAACAACGCCAATTTGATCGCCTAAACGCAGAACTGCTAGCCAATAACCTAGTCCTCGCCAAAACCCGTAATATTTTATTTCCGCTGTTAGGGGGCATGGTCAGCTTTAGCCTGCTGATTTTGCTGTGGTTTGGCAGCCGTATGATTGCCGACAACACCATTCAGGTCGGGGATTTTGTAGCGTTACTGCTGTATATAGAGCGCCTCATTTTTCCGACGGCACTGCTGGGCTTTACGATTACCACCTACCAGCGAGGAGAAGTCAGCATCGATCGGGTGGAGGCCATCTTGAGTGTAGAGCCACGGATTAAGGATGCTCCCGATGCTCTGTCATTGCCCCAGGTGAAGGGGCATCTGCGCTTTCAGGAGTTTAGCTACACCTATCCCAATCGCCGCACCCCTGTTTTAGATCGGCTGACCTTTGAGGTGCAGCCCGGCGAGATGGTAGCCATTGTTGGCCCCATTGGCTGTGGCAAATCGACCTTGGCCAGTGCCTTACCCCGTTTGTTGGACATTGCCCCTAACCAAATTTTCCTGGATGGTATTGATATTACCCGACTACGCCTAGCGGATCTGCGCGGGGCGATCGCCTACGTTCCTCAGGAAAGCTTTTTATTTAGCACCACCATCAAGAACAACATTCGCTATGGGGAACCAGAGGCCAGTGAACTGAAAGTAATTGCTGCCGCCAGCCAAGCACAAATTCACCACGAAATCTTGAACTTCCCCAAACAGTACGAGACCCTTGTGGGGGAGCGGGGGATTACCCTCTCTGGAGGACAGCGACAACGCACTGCCCTTGCCCGTGCCCTACTCGTCAATGCCCCAATTTTAGTGCTGGATGATGCCCTTGCCAGTGTCGATAACCAAACCGCCAGTCAAATTCTGCGGGCATTGCACGATCGCCGCCAAACCGTACTGTTTATCTCCCACCAACTGGCGGCTGCCGCCACCTGCGATCGCATTCTTGTCATGGATCGGGGGCGGATTGTGCAGCAGGGCACCCATAGTGAGTTAGTGGCTGTCTCCGGACTGTACCAATCGCTGTGGGAGCAATACCAAGTGGAAGCGACCCTACAGTCTGAGGGCGGATGA
- a CDS encoding cytochrome ubiquinol oxidase subunit I encodes MLESLNTVVLSRWQFALTAIFHMLWPVLTTGMGIYLVVIEGLWLKTKNLTYYHHARFWSKLYILNFGIGVASGLPMAFQFGLNWAPFSLAVGDFFGTVLGFEGTMAFMLEASFLGIMVFGWQRVPPLMHWVATICVAFGANLSTFWILSANSWLQTPAGGVFVDGKFQVQDYFQAIANPFMVNSFLHMFFATLETSLFVIGGISAWYLLQNRLPNFFTKSLKVVLVMALIVAPLQIFVGHLSAEQVYRYQPAKLAAMEAQWETIPAGTSASWSLIAIPDEATQTNKVDVKIPGLLGYLLELKPTLDSPVLGLKEWAPSDRPHLIGLIYYSFRTMIAIGLYLAALVSVTVFIWWRTGLAGDRLGNYKWLWWGWIFAGPLGYIAVEAGWIVRCVGRQPWIVYGQMRTAEAASALPPQVVLFSLSGLVALYTIFFFAALFFGSRIIQKGPNVALPVPGLRNAEELEIRIKMAEHQPDSRPLETQQ; translated from the coding sequence ATGCTAGAGAGCTTAAATACAGTTGTGTTATCCCGCTGGCAGTTTGCCCTGACGGCAATTTTTCATATGCTCTGGCCAGTCCTCACCACGGGTATGGGCATTTACCTAGTAGTGATAGAAGGACTCTGGCTGAAAACGAAGAACCTCACCTACTACCACCATGCCCGCTTTTGGTCAAAGCTCTACATCCTGAACTTTGGCATTGGCGTGGCCTCTGGGTTGCCGATGGCGTTCCAGTTTGGCCTGAACTGGGCACCTTTTTCCCTAGCCGTGGGGGATTTTTTTGGGACGGTTCTCGGCTTTGAAGGCACGATGGCCTTTATGCTCGAAGCCAGTTTCTTAGGCATTATGGTCTTTGGCTGGCAGCGGGTTCCGCCCCTGATGCACTGGGTGGCCACCATTTGCGTTGCCTTTGGTGCCAACCTCTCAACGTTTTGGATTCTCTCGGCCAATTCTTGGCTGCAAACGCCTGCTGGGGGTGTTTTTGTCGATGGTAAGTTCCAGGTGCAAGACTATTTCCAAGCGATCGCCAACCCTTTCATGGTCAATAGCTTTTTGCACATGTTCTTTGCCACCCTAGAAACCTCCTTATTTGTGATTGGCGGCATTAGTGCTTGGTACCTACTGCAAAATCGCCTGCCTAACTTCTTTACCAAATCCTTGAAGGTGGTTCTGGTGATGGCCTTGATTGTTGCGCCGCTGCAAATTTTTGTGGGTCACCTGAGTGCCGAGCAAGTCTATCGCTATCAACCCGCTAAGCTGGCCGCCATGGAAGCCCAATGGGAGACCATTCCCGCCGGAACGTCCGCCAGTTGGAGTTTAATTGCCATCCCTGATGAAGCAACCCAAACCAATAAGGTGGACGTAAAAATTCCTGGCCTGCTCGGTTATTTACTGGAGCTAAAACCCACTCTGGATAGCCCTGTGCTGGGGTTGAAGGAGTGGGCACCGAGCGATCGCCCCCACCTGATTGGTCTGATCTACTATTCCTTCCGCACCATGATAGCCATTGGCCTGTATCTTGCTGCCTTAGTGAGCGTGACGGTATTTATTTGGTGGCGCACTGGCCTTGCTGGCGATCGCCTTGGCAACTACAAATGGCTGTGGTGGGGCTGGATTTTTGCCGGACCGCTGGGCTACATTGCGGTAGAAGCGGGTTGGATTGTGCGTTGCGTCGGACGGCAGCCGTGGATTGTCTATGGCCAAATGCGCACCGCAGAGGCTGCCTCGGCCTTACCGCCTCAAGTCGTCCTGTTTTCCCTCAGCGGCCTTGTTGCACTTTACACCATCTTTTTCTTTGCCGCCCTCTTTTTTGGTAGCCGCATCATCCAGAAAGGCCCCAACGTGGCCTTGCCCGTTCCCGGCCTACGTAATGCCGAAGAACTCGAAATTCGTATCAAAATGGCAGAGCATCAGCCCGATAGTCGCCCTCTAGAAACCCAGCAGTAA
- the cydB gene encoding cytochrome d ubiquinol oxidase subunit II: MDTNPLAPLQHFLPQVWFCILGLFLFLYILLDGFDLGIGILSLTASSEQRRNILMTSLGNVWDANETWLVLMGGSLFGAFPLAYATILNALYLPAVIMVVGLILRAVSFEFRENANNKRVWNLTFGVGSFLAALGQGFAVGTVFEGINVDAAGNFAGSMWDWLTWHSVLVALTLIQGYVLIGSTYLIYKTSGELQNTHYKTATIATWTTLIGAILITITAPIFHVQVREQLFQPPLFYVFAAIPLLGVFLIAMLLRSLKRREESMPLVWTFLIFLMSFIGLGFVIFPNIIPPSVTIYEASAAPSSQVFMLIFVAFLIPIMLAYNLYNYLVFRGKVVA, encoded by the coding sequence ATGGACACCAATCCTCTAGCCCCCCTCCAGCATTTCCTGCCCCAGGTGTGGTTTTGCATTCTGGGTTTATTTCTGTTCCTCTACATTCTCCTCGATGGCTTTGATTTGGGCATTGGCATTCTGTCGCTGACCGCTAGCAGCGAGCAACGGCGGAATATCCTCATGACCAGCCTCGGCAATGTCTGGGATGCAAACGAAACATGGCTCGTGCTGATGGGGGGCTCCCTCTTTGGTGCCTTTCCCTTGGCCTACGCCACCATCCTCAATGCCCTTTACCTGCCCGCCGTCATCATGGTCGTAGGACTGATTTTGCGAGCCGTTTCCTTTGAATTTCGCGAAAACGCCAACAACAAGCGGGTATGGAACCTGACCTTTGGCGTTGGCAGTTTCTTGGCCGCCTTGGGGCAAGGGTTTGCCGTAGGCACTGTATTTGAAGGCATTAACGTCGATGCCGCGGGGAATTTTGCGGGCAGCATGTGGGACTGGCTGACATGGCACTCGGTTTTAGTGGCGCTGACCCTCATTCAAGGCTATGTTCTCATTGGCTCCACCTACTTAATCTACAAAACCAGCGGCGAGTTGCAGAACACCCACTATAAAACCGCCACCATTGCCACATGGACAACCTTGATCGGTGCCATTTTGATTACGATTACGGCTCCGATTTTCCATGTACAGGTGCGCGAACAACTGTTTCAGCCACCGCTGTTCTACGTTTTTGCTGCGATTCCCCTGTTGGGAGTGTTCCTCATTGCCATGCTACTGCGGAGCCTGAAGCGTCGCGAGGAATCTATGCCACTGGTCTGGACATTTCTGATTTTTCTTATGTCCTTTATTGGGCTGGGGTTTGTGATTTTTCCCAACATCATTCCCCCCAGTGTCACGATCTATGAGGCCTCGGCAGCCCCTAGCTCCCAAGTTTTTATGCTGATCTTTGTGGCCTTTTTAATTCCGATTATGCTGGCCTACAACCTCTATAACTATTTGGTATTCCGTGGCAAGGTGGTTGCCTAG
- the psaX gene encoding photosystem I protein PsaX has translation MSTMATKSAKPTYTFRTFWAVLLLAINFLVAAYYFGILK, from the coding sequence ATGTCAACTATGGCAACAAAGTCTGCAAAGCCCACCTACACGTTTCGCACATTTTGGGCAGTGCTCCTGCTGGCGATTAACTTCTTGGTTGCCGCATACTACTTTGGCATCCTTAAGTAA